The region CCGCCCAGGAGCTCGAGCAGCGCGTTTCGCAGATGCTGCAGCTCTACGCGCAGGAGACGCAGGCGCTCAGCCACTCGGTGCGGCTGCCGGCGCTGCTCGCGCCGGTGCGCGAGCGCCTTGCCCAGCACCTCAGAGAGGAAATGGTCCGAGTCGCGCGTACCCTCGCGCGCAACGTGGCGACGCCCAGGATGCGTGGCCGCCGCGCGCGCTCGAGCGTGCAGTGAACCTTCGCGCGCACGGTCTTTGCCGTTTGATCTGGGTCAAGCTTGGCACGCGAAAACAGGTAGAATTTGCGCCTGCAGCGACGGGGGGCGGGAAGGTTCCGCTGGTCGCCTGAACTATGCTAGCTGAGTACTATCCAATCCTGCTCTTCATCCTCGTCGGCTTGGCGGTCGGCGTGGGCCCCATGGTGCTCGGCAAGCTGCTCGGCCCGAGCCGGCCGGATCCGGAGAAGCTCTCGCCCTACGAGTGCGGCTTCGAGGCCTTCGAGGACGCGCGCATGAAGTTCGACGTGCGCTACTACCTCGTGGCCATCCTCTTCATCCTGTTCGACCTGGAGATCGCCTTCCTCTTCCCCTGGGCCACGGTGGTCAACGAGGTCGGCCTGTTCGGCTTCCTGTCGATGATGCTGTTCCTCGCCATCCTCGTGGTGGGCTTCGTGT is a window of Vicinamibacterales bacterium DNA encoding:
- a CDS encoding NADH-quinone oxidoreductase subunit A, yielding MLAEYYPILLFILVGLAVGVGPMVLGKLLGPSRPDPEKLSPYECGFEAFEDARMKFDVRYYLVAILFILFDLEIAFLFPWATVVNEVGLFGFLSMMLFLAILVVGFVYEWMKGALEWE